One Mycobacterium sp. 050128 genomic window carries:
- a CDS encoding cytochrome — translation MTGADPVPAPPYADGTGLPWDVPVTDAVAAIATARGRHGDTFAVKSGPDRYLFTFSPTGVESFYALSEETASKGVADYLMLRRKLPDDIFAGRRTLPNMLFRRDDVATYLVNLDRALEQTTHELGSVGSFDVFDLMRRLGHRMGLASWAGPGSADGATFERLVRAFDALDGSDAFVHPDRMAAVAATDKRAERAALGEIADAIAAAVRRFDDGDRRDHDLFGRIVDAWSTVSQPSRPHGIAFDVALIHIASMSNLAAALGWALVDLLEHPAQLQRVRLGDNAFAQSCALESTRMAQRSIMSRSVLSPVSLNTGAITYRVPPGWTIATLLPLLNTSAAPGLQHWDPDRWTRHHLTEKDALPSPMLVTAFGHGRHSCPAQPFSLSAMTAAMTHLLGAYRMTPRWTSHPQPVAAQIGGVARAAGPCPVDYVKAS, via the coding sequence GTGACCGGTGCCGACCCGGTGCCCGCACCGCCCTACGCCGACGGCACCGGTCTGCCGTGGGACGTTCCCGTCACCGACGCGGTCGCGGCGATCGCGACGGCCCGCGGCCGCCATGGCGATACCTTCGCCGTGAAAAGCGGCCCCGACCGCTACCTGTTCACCTTTTCGCCCACCGGCGTCGAGTCGTTCTACGCGCTGAGCGAGGAGACCGCGAGCAAAGGCGTCGCCGACTACCTGATGCTGCGGCGCAAGCTGCCCGACGACATCTTTGCCGGGCGGCGCACCCTGCCGAACATGCTGTTTCGCCGCGACGACGTAGCCACCTATCTGGTCAACCTGGACCGCGCGCTCGAGCAGACCACGCACGAGCTGGGATCGGTGGGTTCGTTCGACGTCTTCGATCTGATGCGACGGCTCGGCCACCGGATGGGGCTGGCCTCGTGGGCCGGACCCGGGTCGGCCGACGGCGCGACCTTCGAGCGTCTGGTGCGCGCCTTCGACGCCCTGGACGGCTCCGACGCGTTCGTCCACCCCGATCGGATGGCGGCGGTGGCGGCGACCGACAAACGTGCCGAGCGCGCCGCGCTCGGCGAGATTGCCGACGCCATCGCCGCCGCGGTGCGCAGATTCGACGACGGGGACCGACGGGATCATGACCTCTTCGGCCGGATCGTGGACGCCTGGTCGACGGTGTCGCAGCCTTCCCGGCCGCACGGGATCGCGTTCGACGTCGCGTTGATCCACATCGCGTCCATGTCAAACCTGGCCGCCGCGCTGGGCTGGGCATTGGTCGACCTGCTCGAGCACCCGGCCCAGCTGCAGCGAGTACGGTTGGGCGACAATGCCTTTGCCCAGAGCTGCGCGCTGGAGTCGACGCGTATGGCGCAACGCTCGATCATGTCTCGCAGCGTGCTGTCGCCGGTCTCGCTGAACACCGGGGCCATCACCTACCGGGTGCCGCCGGGCTGGACCATCGCCACCCTGCTCCCGCTGCTCAACACCTCGGCGGCGCCGGGACTACAGCACTGGGACCCCGATCGATGGACTCGCCACCATCTGACCGAAAAGGACGCTCTCCCTTCGCCGATGCTGGTCACCGCCTTCGGGCACGGCAGGCACTCCTGCCCGGCCCAGCCGTTCTCGCTGTCGGCGATGACGGCCGCCATGACTCACCTGCTGGGCGCCTACCGGATGACGCCGCGATGGACGTCACATCCGCAGCCCGTCGCGGCCCAGATCGGTGGTGTAGCACGGGCGGCCGGGCCGTGCCCGGTCGACTATGTGAAGGCCTCGTGA
- a CDS encoding ATPase — translation MTDMADRTVRNGPERNRIKTLTQAALNADKTVEQVEDVLDSLGRTMNELSSSLTRLNGTVERLDGGLDHLEGTMESLDELAKRLISLVEPVEAIVKRIDYIVSIGETVMSPLAVTEHAVRGVVDRLRNRPAR, via the coding sequence ATTACGGACATGGCAGACCGAACGGTGCGCAACGGGCCTGAGCGAAACCGGATCAAGACGCTCACTCAGGCCGCTCTGAACGCCGATAAGACGGTCGAGCAGGTCGAGGACGTCCTCGACAGCCTCGGCAGAACCATGAACGAGCTGAGCAGTTCCCTGACCCGGTTGAACGGCACGGTCGAGCGCCTGGACGGCGGCCTGGACCACCTCGAAGGAACCATGGAAAGCCTCGACGAGCTCGCCAAACGCCTGATCTCGCTGGTGGAGCCCGTGGAGGCGATCGTCAAACGCATCGACTACATCGTGAGCATCGGCGAGACGGTGATGTCGCCGCTGGCGGTGACCGAACACGCGGTACGCGGTGTGGTGGACCGACTGCGGAATCGGCCGGCGCGGTAG
- the pgl gene encoding 6-phosphogluconolactonase: MSTTVEVFPDGDHLVEAAGGRLVETIHAAIAARGRALIVLTGGGNGIGLLKYLRARADQIDWPKVHLFWGDERYVPLADSERNEKQAREALLDHIDIPSSNVHPMAASDGEFGSDLAAAALAYEQLLAANAEPGEQVPNFDVHLLGMGPEGHINSLFPDTAAVRETTRMVVSVDDSPKPPPQRITLTIPAIRRSREVWLMVSGAAKGDAVAAAIGGAQPVDIPAAGAVGLETTLWLLDEDAAAKLPARP, translated from the coding sequence GTGAGCACAACCGTTGAAGTCTTCCCGGACGGCGACCACCTGGTCGAGGCGGCGGGCGGCCGGCTCGTCGAGACCATCCACGCCGCCATCGCGGCACGCGGGCGCGCCCTGATCGTGCTGACCGGCGGCGGTAACGGCATCGGACTGCTCAAATATCTGCGTGCCCGGGCAGACCAGATCGACTGGCCGAAGGTGCACCTCTTCTGGGGCGACGAACGCTATGTCCCTTTAGCCGACAGCGAGCGCAACGAGAAGCAGGCCCGAGAGGCCCTGCTCGATCACATCGACATCCCCTCGAGCAACGTGCACCCGATGGCCGCCAGTGACGGCGAATTCGGCAGCGACCTCGCCGCCGCGGCCCTGGCCTACGAACAACTGCTGGCGGCCAACGCCGAACCCGGCGAGCAGGTACCGAATTTCGATGTCCACCTGCTGGGCATGGGACCCGAGGGCCACATCAACTCGCTGTTCCCCGACACCGCGGCGGTGCGCGAGACCACCCGCATGGTGGTGTCCGTCGATGACTCCCCCAAGCCTCCGCCGCAACGAATCACCTTGACGATCCCCGCGATCCGGCGTTCCCGCGAGGTGTGGCTGATGGTCTCGGGAGCCGCCAAGGGCGACGCCGTCGCCGCCGCCATCGGCGGGGCGCAGCCGGTGGATATCCCGGCCGCGGGGGCCGTCGGACTCGAGACGACGCTCTGGCTGCTCGACGAGGACGCCGCCGCCAAACTACCCGCCCGGCCCTAG
- the opcA gene encoding glucose-6-phosphate dehydrogenase assembly protein OpcA, translated as MIVDLLDTTTTAVNKKLDALREEAGVVMMGRVGTLIIKSDNDTLLEEAIVAANAASHEHPSRVLVVAAGDADGHDPRLDAEVRVGGDAGAGEVVVLRLSGPLSGHAASVVIPFLLPDIPVVVWWPDVAPAVPAQDPLGKLAIRRITDATNTDDPLSVIKSRLPGYTPGDTDLAWARITYWRALLTSAVDQKPHEKIESALVSGLRTEPSLDVLAGWLASRIDGPVRREVGELKVELERKSETITLSRPQEGTTATLSRTGRPDALVPLARRETRECLAEDMRRLDPDEVYFSALEGIDKVQYA; from the coding sequence GTGATAGTCGATCTGCTGGACACCACCACCACCGCGGTCAACAAGAAGCTCGACGCGCTCCGCGAAGAGGCCGGCGTGGTCATGATGGGCCGGGTCGGGACGCTGATCATCAAGTCGGACAACGACACTCTGCTCGAAGAAGCCATCGTGGCCGCCAACGCCGCCAGCCACGAACACCCCAGCCGGGTCCTGGTCGTGGCGGCCGGTGACGCCGACGGCCACGATCCGCGCCTGGATGCTGAGGTTCGAGTCGGCGGCGACGCCGGCGCCGGCGAGGTCGTAGTGCTGCGGCTGTCCGGCCCGCTGTCCGGTCACGCGGCGAGCGTCGTGATCCCCTTCCTGCTTCCCGATATCCCGGTCGTGGTGTGGTGGCCCGATGTCGCTCCTGCGGTTCCCGCTCAGGACCCGTTGGGCAAGTTGGCGATTCGCCGCATCACCGACGCGACCAACACCGACGACCCGCTGTCGGTGATCAAGAGCAGGCTGCCCGGATACACCCCCGGGGACACCGATCTGGCCTGGGCGCGTATCACCTACTGGCGAGCGTTGCTCACCTCCGCGGTCGACCAGAAACCGCACGAGAAGATCGAATCCGCGCTGGTTTCCGGTCTGCGCACCGAACCCTCGCTCGACGTCCTGGCGGGCTGGCTGGCCAGCCGGATCGACGGGCCGGTACGCCGCGAGGTCGGCGAGCTCAAGGTCGAGCTGGAGCGCAAGAGCGAAACCATCACCCTGAGCAGGCCGCAAGAGGGAACGACGGCCACCCTGAGCCGGACCGGCCGCCCGGATGCTCTAGTTCCCTTGGCGCGCAGGGAAACCCGTGAATGCCTGGCCGAAGACATGCGTCGCTTGGACCCCGATGAGGTCTACTTCAGCGCGCTCGAAGGAATCGATAAGGTGCAATACGCGTGA